The following proteins come from a genomic window of Hymenobacter canadensis:
- the mce gene encoding methylmalonyl-CoA epimerase — protein sequence MLVNLEHIGLAVPDLEAATTLYTALLGQEPYKREHVASEAVDTVFFQVGGSKIELLAGTSPDSAITRFLEKKPAGIHHVAFEVDDIEAEMARLRQEGFTLLNEAPKRGADNKLVCFVHPKSAGGVLVELCQTIK from the coding sequence ATGCTCGTCAATCTCGAACATATAGGCCTAGCCGTACCTGATCTGGAAGCGGCCACTACGCTGTACACCGCACTGCTCGGCCAGGAACCGTACAAGCGCGAGCATGTGGCGTCCGAGGCGGTGGATACGGTGTTTTTTCAGGTGGGGGGCTCGAAGATAGAGCTGCTGGCCGGCACCTCGCCCGACAGCGCCATCACGCGTTTCCTGGAGAAAAAGCCGGCCGGTATTCACCACGTGGCGTTTGAGGTAGATGATATCGAAGCCGAAATGGCGCGGCTGCGGCAGGAGGGCTTCACGCTGCTCAACGAGGCCCCCAAGCGCGGCGCCGACAACAAGCTGGTGTGCTTCGTACATCCCAAATCGGCCGGCGGCGTGCTGGTAGAGCTCTGCCAGACCATCAAATAG
- a CDS encoding L-threonylcarbamoyladenylate synthase, with product MNTRFLREEVDAAVDALLMQQVILYPTDTVWGLGCDAELPRAVEKIYQLKNRPANKACIVLVADEHMFARYAAVVPPNLPELLATQQRPTTYVVPGSPHLAPNLLAPDGTIGLRVVLDDEFCRLVVRRLGHGLVSTSANLSGEPTPALYAEIDPALVRKADYVAYWRQDDTTRAAPSRVVRVLPDGSLEVLRD from the coding sequence ATGAACACCCGATTTCTCCGTGAAGAAGTAGACGCCGCTGTGGATGCGCTGCTGATGCAGCAGGTTATTCTGTATCCGACCGACACGGTGTGGGGCCTGGGCTGTGACGCCGAGCTGCCGCGGGCCGTGGAGAAAATCTACCAGCTCAAGAATCGCCCCGCCAATAAGGCCTGCATTGTGCTGGTGGCCGATGAGCACATGTTTGCCCGCTACGCCGCCGTGGTGCCGCCCAATCTGCCGGAGTTGCTGGCCACCCAGCAGCGGCCTACCACCTACGTGGTGCCTGGCAGCCCGCACCTGGCGCCCAACCTGCTGGCCCCGGATGGTACCATCGGCCTGCGGGTGGTGCTCGATGACGAGTTCTGCCGGCTGGTGGTGCGGCGGCTGGGCCACGGGCTGGTGTCTACCTCGGCCAACCTGAGTGGCGAGCCGACGCCTGCCCTGTACGCGGAAATAGACCCGGCCTTGGTGCGCAAAGCCGACTACGTGGCCTACTGGCGCCAGGACGACACCACGCGCGCTGCACCTTCGCGGGTGGTGCGGGTGCTGCCCGATGGCAGCCTGGAAGTGCTGCGCGACTAA
- a CDS encoding CCA tRNA nucleotidyltransferase, giving the protein MKNPQLPSLPLFQTIAEAAGELGFPAYVIGGYVRDLVLERGSKDVDVVCVGDGIALAQAVGRKLPGRPRVTVFKNFGTAMLPTPEIEVEFVGARKESYRAESRKPEVEAGTLEEDLARRDFTINALGLSLNPETYGELVDRYDGMGDLQRKIIRTPLDPDVTFSDDPLRMLRAIRFATQLDFDIDPDTFDALARNKERIKIISQERITTELNKIIMAPKPSYGFKLLFSCGLLPLIFPKMAQLQGVEKVGKHAHKDNFYHTLQVLDNVVAAGGDLWLRWAAILHDIAKPATKRLDARVGWTFHGHEDKGARWVPGIFTDLKLPLGEEMRQVQKLVRLHLRPIALSKEIVTDSAVRRLLFEAGDDIDRLMLLCRADITSKDYDRKNRYLRNFDVVEQKLKEVEEKDHLRNFKPVITGEIIMATFNLKPSRDVGELKEALLEAILEGKIRNEYDEAFALLLELGEHKGLTPVPPAEQGGQ; this is encoded by the coding sequence ATGAAAAACCCGCAGCTCCCCAGCCTTCCCTTGTTCCAGACCATTGCCGAAGCCGCCGGCGAGCTGGGGTTTCCGGCCTACGTGATTGGGGGCTACGTGCGGGATTTAGTGCTGGAGCGCGGCAGCAAAGACGTGGACGTGGTGTGCGTCGGCGACGGCATTGCGCTGGCGCAGGCCGTGGGGCGCAAGCTGCCCGGCCGGCCTCGCGTCACGGTGTTCAAGAACTTCGGCACGGCCATGCTGCCCACGCCCGAGATTGAAGTGGAGTTTGTGGGCGCCCGCAAGGAAAGCTACCGCGCCGAAAGCCGCAAGCCCGAAGTGGAAGCCGGCACCCTGGAAGAAGACCTCGCCCGGCGCGACTTCACCATCAATGCCCTGGGTTTGAGCCTCAACCCCGAAACCTACGGCGAGCTGGTGGACCGCTACGACGGTATGGGCGACCTGCAGCGCAAGATTATCCGCACGCCGCTGGACCCCGACGTGACGTTCTCCGACGACCCGCTGCGGATGCTGCGCGCTATCCGGTTTGCCACCCAGCTGGATTTCGATATTGACCCCGACACGTTTGATGCCCTGGCCCGGAACAAGGAGCGCATCAAGATTATCTCGCAGGAGCGCATCACCACCGAGCTGAACAAGATTATCATGGCCCCGAAGCCCAGCTACGGCTTCAAGCTGCTGTTCAGTTGCGGACTGCTGCCGCTCATCTTCCCGAAGATGGCCCAGCTGCAGGGCGTGGAGAAAGTGGGCAAACACGCCCACAAAGACAACTTCTACCACACCCTGCAGGTGCTCGACAACGTGGTGGCGGCCGGCGGCGACCTGTGGCTGCGCTGGGCCGCCATCCTGCACGACATCGCCAAACCCGCCACCAAGCGCCTCGACGCGCGCGTGGGCTGGACCTTCCACGGCCACGAAGACAAGGGCGCCCGCTGGGTGCCGGGCATCTTCACGGACCTGAAGCTGCCGCTGGGCGAAGAGATGCGCCAGGTGCAGAAGCTGGTGCGCCTGCACCTGCGCCCCATTGCCTTGAGCAAGGAAATTGTGACGGACTCGGCGGTGCGCCGCCTGCTGTTCGAGGCCGGCGACGACATCGACCGCCTGATGCTGCTGTGCCGCGCCGACATTACCAGCAAAGACTACGACCGCAAAAACCGCTACCTGCGCAACTTCGACGTGGTGGAGCAGAAGCTGAAGGAAGTGGAGGAAAAAGACCACCTGCGCAACTTCAAGCCCGTCATCACCGGCGAAATCATCATGGCCACCTTCAACCTGAAGCCGTCCCGCGACGTGGGCGAGCTGAAGGAAGCGCTGCTGGAAGCCATTCTGGAAGGCAAAATCCGCAACGAGTACGACGAGGCATTTGCGCTGCTGCTGGAGTTGGGTGAGCACAAAGGCCTGACGCCGGTGCCTCCGGCCGAGCAGGGCGGGCAGTAG
- a CDS encoding DUF2306 domain-containing protein codes for MSAFLLATPLFSLPASALPVRLLLGLHIAAGTVALLAGLVPMLGRKGGTWHVRAGRLYVYCMMAVALTAVGLCLLQPLTLSRLFLTGIAMLSFYLSFSGWRAARRRSALLPRPDQLLAIAALLVGVLMVGVGLWLQAVLFAFFGALICLFAGLDARQSLFPRPAEQAEPWILRHLARLGGSYISAFTAFLVVNMGRVLPADAPTWLGTATWVAPTIVGSVLISRTVRYYRARLAGRQAGQGAPGVG; via the coding sequence ATGTCTGCCTTCCTGCTCGCCACCCCCCTGTTTTCCCTTCCCGCTTCGGCCCTGCCCGTGCGCCTGCTGCTGGGCCTGCACATTGCGGCCGGCACCGTGGCCCTGCTGGCCGGCCTGGTGCCGATGCTGGGCCGCAAAGGCGGCACCTGGCACGTGCGGGCCGGCCGCCTCTACGTCTACTGCATGATGGCCGTGGCCCTGACGGCTGTGGGACTCTGCCTGCTGCAGCCCCTGACGCTGAGCCGGCTTTTCCTGACGGGCATTGCCATGCTGAGCTTCTACCTCAGCTTCAGCGGCTGGCGCGCTGCCCGCCGCCGCAGCGCCCTGCTGCCCCGCCCCGACCAGCTGCTGGCCATTGCGGCCTTGCTGGTGGGCGTGCTGATGGTGGGAGTAGGTTTGTGGCTGCAGGCCGTGCTGTTCGCCTTCTTCGGCGCCCTGATCTGCCTGTTTGCCGGCTTGGATGCGCGCCAAAGCCTGTTTCCCCGGCCGGCCGAACAAGCGGAGCCCTGGATACTGCGCCACCTCGCGCGCCTGGGCGGCTCCTACATCTCGGCCTTCACGGCGTTTCTGGTCGTGAACATGGGCCGGGTACTGCCCGCCGATGCGCCCACCTGGCTGGGCACTGCCACCTGGGTGGCGCCCACCATCGTCGGCAGCGTCCTGATTAGCCGCACCGTGCGCTACTACCGCGCCCGGCTGGCCGGCCGTCAGGCCGGGCAGGGAGCGCCGGGCGTGGGTTAG